The sequence CCAACGGCTACGAGTGGTGCCGCAGCCGGACGGCCTCGCGATTGCGCGGAAGCGTCAACCTTCTGCTCGGCGGCTCGTGCTTCCCCACCTTCCCCTCCTGGCGGGTGACCGCGCCCTGGTTCATGGGGCGTGAGCAGTACTGGATCACCGCACTGTGCCGGGAGATGGTCGGCCGGATGGCGCGCTGCGTCGGCACGGCCGCCGCCGTGGCCGCGCACGTCGGGGACGTCACCTTCCCCACGCCCATCATGCCGCTGATTCCGTGGCCGACGAGGATGGTCGGTGAGTCACAGATCGTCGAGCGCGACGGGCACATCCTGCAGCGCATGGCCTACGAGGACGGTGAGGGGTTTGTGGCTGCGGACGTCCGGGTCGCCGAGCCCGAGCCACTGGACCCGGTGTCGCCCGCCTTCTGGATGGCCCCGATGCCCTTCGGGCAGCACGCGGCCTGGCAGGCCCTCAACCTCCAGGGGCGCATCAACTACCGCCGTGCCAAGCGTGCGCGGAAGTTCCCGTGGCAGGCGTGGCCCAGCAGCGACCTGTTCGCGTATCAGCCACCGGAACCCGGCGCCGGCAAGGAGCCTGCGCCTCTGATGGACCTCCGTACTCGGGGAGTCGGATAAGCGGCCCGCGCCCCGCCGGGTGTTCAGGGCTGGAGGCGCGACCGCATCCACGAGCCCCGCTCGCTCCGGTACAGGAGCCGGTCGTGCAGCCTTCCGCTGCGGCCCTGCCAGAACTCGACCTCAGCGGCGACCACGCGGTAGCCGCCCCAGTGCGGCGGCTTCGGCACCTCAACGCCGGCGAAGCGCTCGCCGACTCGCTGCACCTGCTCCTCGAGCGCCTCGCGCGAGACCAGCGAGCGGCTCTGCCGCGAGGCCCACGCTCCGACCTGCGCTTCGCGCGGCCTGGTGGCGAAGTAGGCCGCCGCGGTGGTGTCGTCGAGGCGCTCCACCCCGCCGCGAACGCGAACCTGCCGCCAGGTCTCGTACCACCAGAACGTGAGGGCCGCGTGAGGCGTCTGGCCGAGCTGCTCCGCCTTCGCACTCTCGACGTTGGTGAAGAAGGTGAAGCCGCGGTCGTCGATGGCGTTGAGAAGGACCATGCGCACGTCCGGCATCCCGTCGGCGCCGACGGTCGCCAGCGCCATGGCGTTGGGCTCCTTCGCGCCAGCGCCGATCGCGTCTGCCATCCAGACACGGAACTGGTCGAGCGGGTCGGCGGCGAATCCTCCGACGTCGAAGTCAGTACGTCTGGGGTCGGGGTCGGAGGCCGTCACGCCGGTCATCGGAGTGGAGCCCAGCACCTGTTCATGTGCGATCCTCATGCGTCGGCATCGTCCACCCAAAGTACATGCTGGCCTCCGTCGGGGTCTCACGCCGCTGCCAGGAGGTCTCCGCGCTGGGCGATGAGCACGGCCCGGAGCGTCACCGGCGGATGTCCGGTCAG comes from Candidatus Dormiibacterota bacterium and encodes:
- the pdxH gene encoding pyridoxamine 5'-phosphate oxidase; its protein translation is MRIAHEQVLGSTPMTGVTASDPDPRRTDFDVGGFAADPLDQFRVWMADAIGAGAKEPNAMALATVGADGMPDVRMVLLNAIDDRGFTFFTNVESAKAEQLGQTPHAALTFWWYETWRQVRVRGGVERLDDTTAAAYFATRPREAQVGAWASRQSRSLVSREALEEQVQRVGERFAGVEVPKPPHWGGYRVVAAEVEFWQGRSGRLHDRLLYRSERGSWMRSRLQP
- a CDS encoding carbon-nitrogen hydrolase family protein, whose translation is MTVSRAPERSLRIAVIQLAVRLGEVERNLRHVEDLVGQAAREHHPDVILLPESMTTPNVYSPVMREVARPVDGEPYQLLRRLAREYGCFVGGGFLAVRGGDAKGTYVLAEPDGSTHLHDKDQPSDWENNYYIGGTDDGFCSTSLGPVGLANGYEWCRSRTASRLRGSVNLLLGGSCFPTFPSWRVTAPWFMGREQYWITALCREMVGRMARCVGTAAAVAAHVGDVTFPTPIMPLIPWPTRMVGESQIVERDGHILQRMAYEDGEGFVAADVRVAEPEPLDPVSPAFWMAPMPFGQHAAWQALNLQGRINYRRAKRARKFPWQAWPSSDLFAYQPPEPGAGKEPAPLMDLRTRGVG